Proteins encoded in a region of the Clostridium beijerinckii genome:
- a CDS encoding type I phosphomannose isomerase catalytic subunit, whose translation MYPIKFENLYYERIWGGKHLEKFRNNVPEGVIGESWDIACHKNGTGKVENGELKGRTFDEIINLYGEKLLGTEISTKEFPLLIKLITAEDKLSVQVHPDDEYANKVEKDSGKTEAWYVVDAEENASLIVGTKDCDKEKFKKAIEEGELDKYLNKIPVKKGDFFFVQSGLVHAICEGVLIAEIQQNSDTTYRVYDYNRGREIHVEKALDVIDFSLKGENSKGILIERDGYDKSYLCLDEYFTIQKYKITTSVKEKSDEERFYLFTCVEGNGVIKYSGGEEKILMGDSIFIPAALGDYELVGNFTVLKSYVPNIKNEEKSIMSVIEK comes from the coding sequence ATGTATCCAATTAAGTTTGAAAACCTATATTACGAGAGAATATGGGGTGGAAAGCACCTAGAGAAATTTAGAAATAATGTTCCAGAAGGTGTAATAGGAGAAAGTTGGGATATAGCTTGTCATAAAAATGGGACTGGTAAAGTAGAAAATGGAGAATTAAAAGGTAGAACATTTGATGAAATAATAAATTTATATGGAGAAAAACTTTTAGGTACTGAAATAAGTACTAAAGAATTTCCACTTTTAATTAAACTAATAACAGCAGAAGATAAACTTTCAGTCCAAGTCCATCCTGATGATGAGTATGCAAATAAGGTTGAAAAAGATTCTGGAAAGACAGAAGCTTGGTATGTAGTTGATGCAGAAGAAAATGCTTCATTAATAGTGGGAACAAAAGATTGCGATAAGGAAAAATTTAAGAAAGCAATAGAAGAAGGGGAATTAGATAAGTACTTAAATAAGATTCCGGTTAAAAAAGGCGACTTTTTCTTTGTGCAAAGCGGATTGGTTCATGCTATATGTGAAGGGGTATTAATTGCTGAAATTCAACAAAATAGTGACACTACATATAGAGTTTACGACTATAATAGAGGCCGTGAAATTCATGTAGAAAAGGCATTAGATGTAATAGATTTTTCTCTTAAAGGGGAAAATTCAAAAGGAATTCTAATTGAAAGAGATGGGTATGATAAATCATATCTTTGTTTAGACGAATATTTTACAATACAAAAATATAAAATTACTACATCTGTAAAAGAAAAGAGCGATGAGGAAAGATTTTATTTATTTACATGTGTTGAAGGAAACGGTGTAATTAAATATAGTGGTGGAGAAGAAAAAATACTTATGGGAGATAGTATCTTCATTCCAGCAGCTCTTGGAGATTACGAATTAGTTGGTAATTTTACAGTACTAAAGAGCTACGTACCAAACATAAAAAATGAAGAAAAAAGCATAATGAGTGTAATAGAGAAATAA
- a CDS encoding undecaprenyl-diphosphate phosphatase, with protein MGLDILFIIKAIIIAIVEGLTEFIPVSSTGHMILASSIINFKGDFVKMYEVVIQLGAILAVVVLYWKKIKDSVIEFFRYIFTKGKEGKTGFNFGINVIIGCIPMLIIGLLFYKKIKSLFNPEAVVIGFIVGGILLIIIENMFRKSNKHATKSLDSITPMQALKVGVLQVLSVWPGMSRSASTIMGGWIAGLSTPIAAEFSFFLAIPAMIGASAKDLMEFDYSGMNMTSWISLVVGFIVAFVVSVIVMDKFVSYLKKRPMRVFAVYRIGAGIVFGILMFFGFLNFTL; from the coding sequence GTGGGATTGGATATTTTATTTATAATCAAAGCTATAATAATAGCAATAGTTGAAGGATTAACAGAATTTATTCCAGTGTCATCAACTGGACATATGATACTGGCTTCAAGCATAATTAATTTTAAAGGTGACTTTGTTAAAATGTATGAGGTTGTAATTCAGTTAGGGGCAATATTAGCTGTTGTTGTTTTATATTGGAAGAAGATAAAAGACAGCGTAATTGAATTTTTCAGATATATATTTACAAAAGGAAAAGAAGGTAAAACAGGCTTTAACTTTGGTATAAATGTAATAATAGGATGCATACCAATGTTGATAATAGGATTATTATTTTATAAAAAGATAAAAAGTTTATTTAATCCTGAAGCTGTTGTTATAGGCTTTATAGTTGGAGGTATTCTATTAATAATAATTGAAAACATGTTTAGAAAAAGTAATAAGCATGCAACAAAGAGTTTAGATAGTATAACTCCAATGCAAGCTCTAAAGGTAGGAGTATTACAAGTACTTTCAGTATGGCCAGGAATGTCAAGGAGTGCATCGACTATTATGGGAGGATGGATTGCAGGCCTTTCAACACCAATAGCTGCTGAATTTTCATTCTTTTTAGCTATTCCAGCTATGATAGGAGCATCTGCAAAAGATCTTATGGAATTTGATTATTCAGGAATGAATATGACTTCATGGATTTCATTAGTAGTAGGTTTTATTGTGGCATTTGTAGTGTCAGTCATTGTTATGGATAAATTTGTTTCTTATTTGAAGAAAAGACCAATGCGTGTATTTGCAGTGTATAGAATAGGTGCAGGTATAGTATTTGGAATACTTATGTTCTTTGGTTTTTTAAATTTCACATTATAA
- a CDS encoding 6-phosphofructokinase gives MSKDIKKIALLTGGGDCPGLNAVISAVTKSAILNYGCEVIGYKFGYRGLYNNDFISLDLGAVSGLISRGGTILYSSNKDNLFDYSVEENGQIVKKDVSDVAVENLKKEGVDVLVVIGGDGTLTSARDFSRKGVNVIGVPKTIDNDLGSTDVTFGFNTAIGIATEALDRLHTTAESHHRIMILEVMGRNAGFIALESGIAGSADVILLPEIPYDINKVVEKIEDRKKHGKLFTIIVVAEGAKPKNGDVIVSKIVEDSPDPIRLGGIGNKIAEDLEKLVKDREVRCTVLGHIQRGGTTSTYDRILSTRYGVEAVELINKGKFGSMVCLKGNEITYDSLENVIGNNKKVDPDGELVAVAKRIGISFAD, from the coding sequence ATGTCCAAAGATATTAAAAAGATAGCTCTATTAACTGGAGGAGGAGATTGCCCAGGCTTAAATGCAGTAATAAGTGCAGTAACGAAATCAGCAATTTTAAATTATGGATGTGAAGTTATTGGATATAAATTCGGTTACAGAGGATTATATAACAATGATTTTATTTCATTAGATTTAGGAGCTGTATCAGGCCTTATATCAAGAGGAGGAACAATTCTTTATAGTTCAAATAAAGATAATTTGTTTGATTACTCAGTAGAAGAAAATGGTCAAATAGTAAAAAAAGATGTATCAGATGTAGCAGTTGAGAATTTGAAAAAAGAGGGTGTAGACGTTTTAGTTGTAATTGGTGGAGATGGAACATTAACATCAGCTAGAGATTTTTCGAGAAAGGGAGTAAATGTTATTGGTGTTCCAAAGACCATAGATAATGATTTAGGGTCAACTGATGTAACGTTCGGCTTTAATACAGCTATAGGTATAGCAACAGAAGCATTAGATAGACTGCATACAACTGCAGAATCTCATCATAGAATTATGATTTTAGAAGTTATGGGAAGAAATGCAGGTTTTATAGCATTGGAATCAGGAATAGCTGGTTCAGCAGATGTTATACTACTACCTGAAATTCCATATGATATAAATAAAGTTGTAGAAAAAATTGAGGATAGAAAAAAACATGGAAAGTTATTCACTATAATTGTTGTAGCAGAGGGTGCAAAACCTAAGAACGGCGATGTTATAGTATCTAAGATAGTTGAAGATAGTCCAGATCCAATTAGACTTGGTGGTATTGGAAATAAGATAGCTGAAGATTTGGAAAAGTTAGTTAAGGATAGAGAAGTTAGATGTACAGTTCTTGGTCATATACAAAGAGGTGGAACTACATCAACATATGATAGAATATTATCAACAAGATATGGTGTTGAAGCAGTAGAGCTTATTAATAAAGGTAAGTTCGGAAGCATGGTATGTTTAAAAGGTAATGAAATTACTTATGATAGTCTAGAAAATGTCATTGGTAATAACAAAAAAGTAGATCCAGATGGAGAGTTAGTAGCTGTAGCTAAGAGAATAGGGATATCATTTGCCGATTAG
- a CDS encoding serine hydrolase, producing the protein MKEIKRYLESRIGTYSFFFEDLESGFSYGYNENVQMTSAGCMKLPIAVSIIKHVQEGNSTFLDKIKIEEEDKVYGTGILHEFDNREYTIFELLVAMLIQSDNTAANKLIDIVGMDKINDDIEAQGLKNTKLNRKTSDERAVSNGIENITSALDLSKIWKHLYNSSFLDEKNSKMLMDILQRQQMKNKLALYIPDDLKYEISSKTGDKASVENDTALIHSPKGSFTFTVLSMGIPNSVYGTVTLAKCGKMMWDNIMNNF; encoded by the coding sequence ATGAAAGAAATAAAAAGATATTTAGAGTCCAGAATAGGAACATATTCATTTTTCTTTGAGGATTTAGAAAGTGGTTTTAGTTATGGATACAATGAAAATGTTCAAATGACAAGTGCAGGGTGCATGAAATTGCCGATAGCAGTATCTATAATAAAACATGTTCAAGAAGGGAACAGTACATTTTTAGATAAAATAAAAATTGAAGAAGAAGATAAAGTTTATGGAACAGGAATACTCCATGAATTTGATAATAGAGAATATACTATATTTGAATTGTTAGTTGCAATGCTTATACAAAGTGATAATACTGCAGCAAATAAGCTCATAGATATAGTTGGTATGGATAAGATAAATGACGATATAGAAGCACAAGGATTGAAAAATACTAAATTAAATAGAAAAACTTCAGATGAAAGAGCTGTAAGTAATGGAATTGAAAATATAACAAGTGCTTTAGATCTATCAAAGATATGGAAACACTTATATAATTCAAGCTTTTTAGATGAGAAAAATAGCAAAATGCTTATGGATATATTACAAAGACAACAAATGAAAAACAAATTAGCACTTTATATACCTGATGATTTAAAATATGAAATATCAAGTAAGACAGGTGATAAGGCTAGCGTTGAAAACGATACAGCTTTGATCCACTCACCAAAAGGATCTTTTACATTTACTGTTCTTTCAATGGGAATTCCTAATAGCGTTTATGGAACAGTTACTCTTGCTAAATGTGGAAAAATGATGTGGGATAACATAATGAACAACTTTTAG
- the pyrB gene encoding aspartate carbamoyltransferase, with protein sequence MIKDIKHLIEPMDFTVEELDEIFNLAHQIIAHPKEFSHICDGKILATLFYEPSTRTRLSFEAAMMRLGGKILGFSEPNSTSISKGETLADTIKMVSIYSDIITMRHPKEGAAKVASIYSNVPIINAGDGGHQHPTQTLADLLTITSLKNGLNNHKIGICGDLKFGRTVHSLIKAMSRYKNNKFVLISPKELAIPQYIREEVLAKNHIEYIEVEKLEDVIESLDILYMTRVQKERFFNEEEYLRLRDSYILDRAKMGLAKDDMIVMHPLPRVNEIAYEVDEDRRASYFKQAEYGMYVRMALMIKLLGVM encoded by the coding sequence ATGATAAAAGATATTAAACATCTAATAGAGCCTATGGATTTTACAGTAGAGGAATTAGATGAAATATTCAATTTAGCACATCAAATAATCGCACATCCAAAAGAATTTTCTCATATTTGTGACGGGAAAATTTTAGCTACATTATTTTATGAACCAAGTACGAGAACAAGATTGAGCTTTGAAGCTGCAATGATGAGACTTGGTGGTAAAATTCTCGGATTTTCAGAGCCGAATTCAACATCAATTTCTAAAGGAGAAACTTTAGCTGATACAATTAAAATGGTATCAATATATTCAGATATAATAACAATGAGACATCCAAAAGAAGGTGCAGCAAAAGTTGCAAGTATCTATTCTAATGTTCCAATAATTAATGCCGGAGATGGTGGGCATCAACATCCAACTCAAACTCTAGCAGATTTACTTACCATTACAAGCTTAAAAAATGGTTTAAACAATCATAAAATCGGAATTTGCGGGGATTTAAAATTTGGAAGAACCGTACATTCGTTAATAAAAGCAATGTCTAGATATAAAAATAACAAGTTTGTATTAATATCACCAAAAGAACTTGCTATACCACAATATATAAGAGAAGAAGTTTTAGCGAAAAATCATATTGAATATATAGAGGTAGAAAAATTAGAAGATGTAATTGAAAGTCTTGATATCTTATACATGACAAGAGTTCAAAAGGAAAGATTCTTTAATGAAGAAGAGTATTTAAGACTAAGAGATAGTTATATATTAGACAGAGCGAAGATGGGTTTGGCTAAAGACGATATGATAGTAATGCACCCGCTGCCAAGAGTAAATGAAATTGCTTATGAGGTAGATGAGGATAGAAGAGCTTCATACTTTAAGCAAGCTGAATACGGAATGTATGTGAGAATGGCGTTAATGATTAAGCTTTTGGGGGTGATGTAA
- a CDS encoding aspartate carbamoyltransferase regulatory subunit: MLEITSIKNGIVIDHIQAGVGVKIFKYLKLDTNDCSVALIINADSKKLGKKDIIKIENCFELDYTVLGLLSPTITICEVKDEIIINKVTPTLPDKVENIIKCKNPSCITSQEEYVPHSFILVDKENGRYRCEYCDEITKLSEI, encoded by the coding sequence ATGCTTGAAATAACAAGTATTAAGAATGGAATAGTAATTGACCATATCCAAGCTGGAGTTGGAGTTAAAATATTTAAGTACTTAAAACTAGACACTAATGATTGTAGTGTTGCTCTGATAATTAATGCAGATAGTAAGAAGCTTGGAAAGAAAGATATAATTAAGATAGAAAATTGCTTTGAACTTGACTATACTGTTTTAGGCCTGCTCTCACCTACAATAACAATTTGTGAAGTAAAAGATGAAATAATAATAAATAAAGTTACGCCAACGCTACCTGATAAAGTTGAGAATATAATTAAGTGTAAAAATCCAAGCTGCATAACTAGTCAGGAAGAATATGTACCTCATTCTTTTATTTTAGTAGATAAAGAGAATGGAAGATATAGATGTGAATATTGCGATGAGATAACAAAGCTTTCAGAAATTTAG
- a CDS encoding dihydroorotase — protein sequence MKLLIKNARIVDVTQDFIGDIYIKDGIIEEIGQKIFKKDVEIIECEGKILMPSFIDTHAHFRDPGLTWKEDIETGSRAALKGGYTGVCLMANTNPICSSKKVLEYVRNKSKDINLIDIHQCLSVTKDFDGVTLTHLEELSGDKEIKAISDDGVGISNSNTMLEAMEIAKKNNWVIMSHAESPEFSKVDMRIAENMMTIRDVELAKLSKARLHMCHVSTKEAIKCIIDGKVSGANITLEVTPHHIGLTRDINDYRVNPPIREKEDVEAIINAIKLGMVDTIGTDHAPHTAEEKMKGSPGMVGIETAFSICYTKLVKENNISLNKLSELMSYNPAKLLGMNKGKISIGVEGDLVLVDIDKCLKVNPEEFASKGRNTPFTGMEFYGEILMTIKGGEIKYTH from the coding sequence ATGAAACTGTTAATTAAAAACGCGAGGATAGTAGATGTAACCCAAGATTTTATAGGCGACATCTATATTAAGGACGGGATAATTGAAGAAATAGGGCAAAAGATCTTTAAGAAAGATGTAGAAATTATTGAGTGTGAAGGAAAGATCTTAATGCCATCATTTATAGATACACATGCACATTTTAGAGATCCAGGTCTTACATGGAAGGAAGATATTGAAACAGGATCTAGAGCAGCACTAAAAGGTGGTTATACAGGAGTTTGCCTTATGGCAAATACAAATCCTATATGTTCATCAAAAAAGGTTCTAGAGTATGTAAGAAATAAATCTAAAGATATTAATTTAATAGATATTCATCAATGTTTATCAGTAACAAAGGATTTTGATGGAGTGACATTAACTCATTTAGAAGAGCTTTCAGGTGATAAGGAAATTAAAGCAATTTCAGATGATGGAGTTGGCATATCAAACTCCAATACAATGCTTGAAGCGATGGAAATTGCGAAGAAGAATAACTGGGTTATAATGTCTCATGCTGAAAGTCCTGAGTTCTCAAAAGTAGATATGAGGATAGCTGAGAATATGATGACAATAAGAGATGTAGAATTAGCTAAACTGAGTAAAGCTAGATTACACATGTGTCATGTCAGTACAAAGGAAGCCATAAAATGTATAATTGATGGGAAAGTGAGTGGCGCAAATATAACACTTGAGGTTACTCCCCACCATATTGGTCTAACAAGAGATATAAATGATTATAGAGTAAATCCTCCAATTAGAGAAAAAGAGGATGTAGAGGCAATAATAAATGCTATAAAATTAGGTATGGTTGATACAATAGGAACGGACCATGCTCCACATACAGCAGAGGAGAAGATGAAAGGTTCACCTGGAATGGTTGGAATAGAGACTGCATTTTCAATATGTTATACGAAATTAGTGAAAGAGAACAATATTTCACTAAATAAATTAAGTGAGCTTATGTCATATAATCCTGCAAAGCTTCTAGGAATGAATAAAGGAAAAATTAGCATTGGAGTAGAAGGGGATTTAGTTTTAGTTGATATTGATAAATGCCTAAAAGTGAATCCAGAAGAATTTGCATCAAAGGGTCGGAATACGCCATTTACAGGTATGGAATTCTACGGTGAAATTCTTATGACAATAAAGGGTGGAGAAATTAAGTATACACATTAG
- the pyrF gene encoding orotidine-5'-phosphate decarboxylase: MTNYIIDKLYNRVEERGVVCVGLDTALSYIPDHIKEGRTDSEAIFEFNKQIIDATCDVSACFKVQIAYYEALGLEGLIAYKKTLDYLREKDEIIIADIKRGDIAATATMYAKAHFEGDFEADFITLSPYMGMDSIEPYLPYLEKGSKGVFSLVRTSNPGAEDIEYLDTTGDKKVYEVVADKITEMGKNYTGNCGYTAIGGVIGCTYVEEGKKIRSNYSNMFFLIPGYGAQGGKAEDVALYLNNGNGGVVNSSRGILLAYKKENREKEFALCAREEAIKMRDAIREAVKNV, encoded by the coding sequence ATGACAAATTACATAATTGATAAATTATACAATAGAGTTGAAGAAAGAGGAGTAGTTTGTGTAGGGTTGGATACTGCATTAAGCTATATTCCAGATCATATAAAAGAAGGCAGAACTGACAGTGAAGCTATCTTTGAATTCAATAAACAAATAATAGATGCGACATGTGATGTATCAGCATGCTTTAAGGTGCAGATTGCTTACTATGAAGCATTAGGATTAGAAGGATTAATTGCCTATAAAAAGACTTTAGATTATTTAAGAGAGAAAGATGAAATTATAATAGCTGATATTAAAAGAGGCGATATAGCAGCGACAGCAACTATGTACGCAAAGGCTCATTTTGAAGGGGACTTTGAGGCAGATTTTATAACGCTAAGTCCATATATGGGAATGGATAGTATTGAACCATACTTGCCTTATTTAGAAAAGGGAAGTAAAGGTGTGTTTAGCTTAGTAAGAACTTCAAATCCAGGTGCAGAAGATATTGAGTATCTAGATACTACTGGAGATAAGAAAGTTTACGAAGTTGTAGCAGATAAAATAACTGAAATGGGGAAAAACTATACTGGAAATTGTGGATATACTGCGATAGGAGGAGTTATAGGTTGTACTTATGTTGAAGAAGGAAAGAAAATAAGATCAAATTATAGCAATATGTTTTTCCTAATACCTGGATATGGTGCACAAGGCGGGAAAGCTGAAGATGTTGCACTATATTTAAACAATGGAAATGGTGGGGTTGTAAATTCTTCAAGAGGAATACTCCTTGCTTACAAAAAAGAAAATAGAGAAAAAGAGTTTGCTTTATGCGCTAGAGAAGAAGCAATAAAGATGAGAGATGCAATAAGAGAAGCAGTGAAGAACGTATAA
- a CDS encoding dihydroorotate dehydrogenase electron transfer subunit produces MAITYRNAKVVSNKEISKDIYKLVVEDDAEIKAGQFYMLKLNGATFLPRPISICEKFENKLTFLYAVVGNGTKEFTKLKEDDQISLTGPLGNGFDLEKEYNKVALVSGGIGTAPMLELAKKLRKKNPDQKIDLYAGFRDDVYLIDELKEYVNEVYISTNTGKHGHKGFVTEILKPEDYDTVLCCGPEIMMKKVIDMCKEKNVAVYVSMEKHMACGVGACLVCTCKTKDGHKRTCKDGPIFDGYYVEL; encoded by the coding sequence ATGGCTATAACTTACAGAAATGCAAAAGTAGTTTCAAATAAGGAAATCTCGAAAGATATATATAAATTAGTAGTAGAAGATGATGCAGAAATAAAGGCAGGTCAATTTTATATGTTAAAACTAAATGGTGCAACATTTCTGCCAAGACCAATAAGTATATGTGAAAAATTTGAGAATAAACTAACATTTTTATATGCTGTTGTAGGAAACGGAACTAAAGAATTTACAAAGCTAAAAGAAGATGATCAAATAAGCTTAACAGGGCCTCTTGGAAATGGGTTTGATTTAGAGAAAGAATATAACAAGGTAGCACTAGTTTCAGGGGGAATTGGAACAGCACCAATGCTTGAACTAGCAAAGAAATTAAGAAAGAAAAATCCAGATCAAAAGATAGATCTTTATGCAGGATTCAGAGATGATGTTTACTTAATAGATGAGTTAAAGGAATACGTAAATGAAGTTTATATATCTACAAACACTGGAAAACATGGTCATAAAGGATTTGTTACTGAAATTCTAAAACCAGAAGATTACGATACAGTTTTATGCTGCGGACCAGAGATTATGATGAAAAAAGTTATAGATATGTGCAAAGAAAAGAATGTGGCGGTTTATGTATCTATGGAAAAGCATATGGCATGTGGAGTGGGTGCATGTTTAGTATGTACTTGTAAAACAAAAGATGGACATAAGAGAACGTGTAAAGATGGTCCAATATTTGATGGATACTATGTTGAACTATAA
- a CDS encoding dihydroorotate dehydrogenase, protein MMKVTINNVEFKNPVIAASGTFGFGEEFNNFYDVGILGGISSKGLTINPKQGNEGIRVYETPSGMMNSVGLQNPGMDAFIENELPKMRKYGTNVIANIGGGCLEDYEAAVRKIDSSDVDMIELNISCPNVKHGGMAFGIKSKVAYDVVREIKAMTKKPLMVKLSPNAEDIVDMAVKCQEAGADSISLINTLKGMAIDVYKRKPVFNNITAGLSGPAVKPIALRMVYEVAKAIDIPVIGLGGISSGKDAIEFMMAGARAVQIGTINFVNPMAGKEIVEEMESFLKEQGIKDINEIIGII, encoded by the coding sequence ATGATGAAAGTAACTATTAATAACGTAGAATTTAAAAATCCTGTAATAGCAGCATCGGGAACCTTTGGTTTTGGTGAGGAATTTAATAATTTTTATGATGTTGGAATTCTTGGTGGAATATCTTCAAAAGGGCTTACAATAAACCCCAAGCAAGGAAATGAAGGGATAAGAGTATATGAAACACCATCAGGAATGATGAATTCAGTAGGATTACAAAATCCAGGAATGGATGCATTTATAGAAAATGAGCTTCCGAAAATGAGAAAGTACGGAACTAATGTTATAGCAAATATTGGGGGAGGATGCTTGGAAGACTATGAAGCTGCTGTAAGGAAAATTGATAGCAGTGATGTTGACATGATTGAACTTAATATTTCCTGCCCAAATGTAAAGCATGGTGGTATGGCTTTTGGGATTAAGTCAAAAGTAGCATATGATGTGGTTAGAGAAATTAAAGCCATGACTAAGAAGCCGTTGATGGTTAAATTATCTCCTAATGCAGAAGATATAGTAGATATGGCTGTAAAGTGCCAGGAAGCAGGAGCGGACTCTATATCATTAATAAATACCTTAAAAGGGATGGCTATAGATGTATATAAAAGAAAGCCGGTATTTAATAATATAACTGCAGGTCTTTCAGGGCCAGCTGTAAAACCAATTGCTCTTAGAATGGTTTATGAAGTGGCTAAGGCTATAGATATTCCAGTAATAGGACTTGGAGGAATATCAAGTGGTAAAGATGCCATAGAATTTATGATGGCAGGAGCTAGAGCAGTACAGATAGGAACGATTAATTTTGTAAATCCTATGGCAGGGAAAGAAATAGTTGAGGAAATGGAAAGTTTCTTGAAGGAACAAGGAATTAAGGATATTAACGAGATTATAGGAATAATATAA
- the pyrE gene encoding orotate phosphoribosyltransferase encodes MKAYKKEFIDFMIECGVLTFGDFVTKSGRRTPFFVNTGNYQTGSQLKRLGEFYAEAIKENFGDDYDVLFGPAYKGIPLSVTTSIALSSSFDIDVRYCSNRKEVKDHGDTGILLGSKLNDGDKVLIVEDVTTAGTSIYETMPILKSQADVNVKGLIISVDRMERGQGEQSALAEIREKFGFKTCAIVTMAEVIEYLYNKEINGTILITDEVKGRIEEYYGQYGAK; translated from the coding sequence ATGAAGGCGTACAAGAAAGAATTTATAGATTTTATGATAGAATGTGGAGTACTTACATTTGGAGATTTTGTTACTAAGAGTGGAAGAAGGACTCCGTTCTTTGTTAATACAGGAAATTATCAAACAGGAAGCCAATTAAAAAGACTTGGAGAATTTTATGCAGAGGCAATAAAAGAAAACTTTGGAGATGATTATGATGTATTATTTGGGCCTGCATACAAAGGAATTCCTCTAAGCGTTACAACATCTATTGCTTTGTCTAGCTCATTTGATATTGATGTAAGATATTGCTCAAATAGAAAAGAAGTAAAAGATCATGGAGATACAGGAATTCTTTTGGGAAGTAAATTAAATGATGGAGATAAAGTATTAATAGTTGAAGATGTTACAACAGCAGGAACATCAATTTACGAAACTATGCCTATCTTAAAAAGCCAAGCAGATGTTAATGTTAAAGGTCTTATAATATCAGTAGATAGAATGGAAAGAGGGCAAGGAGAGCAATCAGCTCTAGCAGAAATTAGAGAAAAATTTGGATTTAAAACTTGTGCTATAGTTACAATGGCGGAAGTTATAGAATACTTATACAATAAAGAGATTAACGGAACTATACTTATAACAGACGAAGTTAAAGGTAGAATTGAAGAATATTACGGACAATATGGTGCAAAGTAA
- the surE gene encoding 5'/3'-nucleotidase SurE: MNILITNDDGINAPGIIALAKEISKENKVIIVAPKDQKSASSHSISIHSPIKIKEEFIEGLDCKAYSVVGTPADCTQVGLSFLKENIDLVISGINKGPNVGTDILYSGTVSAAIEGTIYGIPSIAVSMDVEYGKDDEDYSKAVKWAIKVLNIAKKEYLKSDVVLNLNIPNFNERDIKGIKVCKIGRSTYKTEYILLESNEEGDLYTTKGTRNAIKEEESDLYYLSQGYVTLTPLHFDFTNFAILSDVTKIFEK; encoded by the coding sequence ATGAATATTTTAATTACTAACGACGATGGAATAAATGCACCAGGAATAATTGCTTTAGCTAAGGAAATTTCTAAGGAGAATAAGGTTATAATTGTTGCACCAAAGGATCAAAAAAGCGCTTCTAGCCATTCAATATCTATTCATAGTCCGATTAAAATCAAAGAAGAATTTATTGAAGGCTTAGATTGCAAGGCTTATAGTGTGGTGGGAACGCCTGCTGATTGTACTCAAGTTGGGTTATCTTTTTTGAAAGAGAATATAGATCTTGTAATATCTGGAATAAATAAGGGACCAAATGTAGGGACTGATATTTTATATTCAGGTACGGTATCGGCAGCAATAGAAGGAACCATATATGGAATTCCATCAATTGCGGTTTCAATGGATGTTGAATATGGGAAAGATGATGAGGATTATTCTAAGGCTGTAAAATGGGCGATAAAAGTTTTAAATATTGCAAAGAAAGAATACTTAAAAAGTGATGTAGTATTAAATCTTAATATTCCAAATTTTAATGAAAGAGATATAAAGGGCATCAAAGTCTGTAAGATTGGAAGGTCCACATATAAAACAGAATATATACTTTTAGAAAGTAATGAAGAAGGTGACTTGTATACAACGAAAGGAACAAGAAATGCTATCAAGGAAGAAGAAAGTGATTTATATTATCTATCTCAAGGATATGTTACATTAACACCGCTTCATTTTGATTTTACTAATTTTGCAATATTAAGTGATGTTACGAAAATATTTGAAAAATAA